In the genome of Dermacentor silvarum isolate Dsil-2018 chromosome 1, BIME_Dsil_1.4, whole genome shotgun sequence, one region contains:
- the LOC119461297 gene encoding E3 ubiquitin-protein transferase MAEA, translating to MSDIKALEHPTLKVPYEILNKKFRAAQKTMDREVSHVQSGAAELEKSLREKAPAGQLRSQLGSLLEKLELLRRKSAESITEELEAAAACKRRVEHLKGFEAGGEQWKRQRLDRMLVEHLLRAGYYGTAAKLAERSGLRDLTNMDLFLVSKEVEDSLASRDTSKCLAWCHDNKSKLRKLRSTLEFQLRQQEFVELVRRDRRLEAVRHARRHFGALEDEAQLAEVQRVMSLLALPGARPPDGRWELLGDSRWELLADSRWDLLVQQFRQEQLRLYQLSSCSVLTVALQAGLSALKTPQCYDENQRNPDCPVCSRALNCLARGLPYAHCSQSRLVCRISGQPLNEHNQPLVLPNGFVYGEQALRAVARRGRVTCPRSRDSFDLREAEKVYVM from the exons ATGTCGGACATCAAGGCGTTGGAGCACCCTACTCTCAAG GTGCCGTACGAGATCCTGAACAAAAAGTTTCGAGCGGCCCAAAAGACCATGGATCGAGAGGTGTCGCATGTGCAGAGCGGGGCAGCCGAGTTGGAAAAAAGCCTTCGAGAGAAGGCGCCCGCTGGTCAGCTGCGCAGTCAACTCGGCAGCTTGCTGGAGAAACTGGAGCTGCTTCGGCGTAAGAGCGCCGAGAGCATCACCGAAGAGTTAGAAGCCGCGGCGGCTTGCAAGCGACGCGTCGAACACCTCAAGGGCTTCGAGGCAGGTGGCGAGCAATGGAAGCGACAACGTCTCGACCGCATGCTCGTGGAGCACTTACTGCGCGCTGGCTATTACGGCACGGCGGCGAAACTTGCAGAGCGCAGTGGGCTGCGCGACCTCACAAATATGGACCTATTCCTCGTTTCGAAGGAGGTTGAGGATTCGCTGGCAAGCCGCGACACCAGCAAGTGCCTGGCCTGGTGTCACGACAACAAGTCAAAGCTGCGCAAGTTGCGCAGCACACTCGAGTTCCAGTTGCGGCAGCAAGAGTTCGTCGAGCTCGTGCGTCGCGACCGGCGCCTCGAGGCCGTGCGGCACGCGCGGCGTCACTTCGGCGCGTTGGAAGACGAGGCACAACTGGCCGAGGTACAGCGTGTGATGAGCCTTCTGGCGCTGCCCGGTGCGCGTCCACCCGACGGCCGCTGGGAACTGTTGGGCGACAGCCGCTGGGAGCTGCTGGCCGATAGTCGCTGGGACCTGCTAGTGCAACAGTTCCGCCAGGAGCAGCTGCGTTTGTACCAGCTGAGTAGCTGTTCGGTGCTGACAGTGGCCCTGCAGGCCGGCCTTTCGGCTCTCAAGACGCCGCAGTGCTACGACGAGAACCAGCGCAACCCGGACTGCCCTGTGTGCAGCCGTGCGCTCAACTGTCTTGCGCGGGGTCTTCCGTACGCACATTGCTCGCAGTCGCGCCTCGTCTGTCGCATCTCGGGCCAGCCACTCAACGAGCACAACCAACCGCTTGTGCTGCCCAACGGCTTCGTATACGGCGAGCAGGCACTGCGCGCGGTCGCCCGTCGCGGACGTGTAACTTGTCCACGTTCTCGCGACTCCTTCGATTTGCGGGAAGCCGAGAAGGTGTACGTCATGTGA